GAATGGAAGCGTGGGTTTGTTCCCGATCCCATGGACAGCCCTCAGGTGATCTCAGAATCTCAACAATCTCCACAAGTTTTGAAAATTGGCGGTGTGTTACCCGATCTTCCGTACTGCTTGGCAAGTGAAGGGTTGTTAAATGATCCACCCAATCAAGATGGTCCAATTCGTAGAGGGGAACCCGTTCAACCCGTTCAACGCCTGCGACTCCCACAGCACGGGCGACTGTAACCGGATAGTCATCCGGATAGATATCCATTAAAGTAAGCTTTACTTCACCGGCTACTTCCTGATTGTAAACCTGCACAATGAGGGTATGTACGGAAGGATTCAGATTGTGTGCTTTCAAGCTGGTGCCATCCAAAATCAATAGCCCGTCAGTGGGGTCCACCCCAATTTTCAAAAGCAGTTCATCCAAAAACGAGTGTCCCGGACCCAGCAAGATTTCCACTCCTGCCGCAGGACCTTTCTGCAAAGCGATTTGTACAGACCGTTCGGCAACTCCCGGATGCCCAGGTACCGCATAGACAATTTCTCCATGTTTCTTTGCTTCATTTAGAAGAAGCTCCACGATCTGCTGATACAGGGATTCAAAATCCTCAGCCCGTTCGTACAGCTCGTCCAGCGGATGAAAGCGTACCCCTTTTTTCACCAATTCTTCCACAACCGGATGGCGTTCTGTACGCAAGAAAATCTTTTTGCCCGCTTGCAAAATCTGATACGTGCCTATCGGAAGGCCTGTCCAAGATCCGGGACCCAATCCCACGACATGAATTCGAGACACCCACAACACTCCCTTATCGAATGAGTCCGACCCGTACCAGAAAATGAGCCAATTGCGGCCCGACTCGCGGCACGGAACGGATGTCGTCTTTAGTTAAACTGCCCGAAGCGAGCAGCGCCAATCCATATACCAGACCG
This genomic stretch from Effusibacillus lacus harbors:
- the mazG gene encoding nucleoside triphosphate pyrophosphohydrolase, with the protein product MSRIHVVGLGPGSWTGLPIGTYQILQAGKKIFLRTERHPVVEELVKKGVRFHPLDELYERAEDFESLYQQIVELLLNEAKKHGEIVYAVPGHPGVAERSVQIALQKGPAAGVEILLGPGHSFLDELLLKIGVDPTDGLLILDGTSLKAHNLNPSVHTLIVQVYNQEVAGEVKLTLMDIYPDDYPVTVARAVGVAGVERVERVPLYELDHLDWVDHLTTLHLPSSTEDRVTHRQFSKLVEIVEILRSPEGCPWDREQTHASIRKNVIEEAYEVAEAIDLDDPDALSEELGDLLLQVVLHSQIASEEGVFTIYDAIQSINDKLIRRHPHVFGDRSAEDADAAMGNWEEIKRREKETKGIPQEESFLDAVKNNMPAMDVSYKLQKKAAEVGFEWPDVEGVLKKLKEEIEELRVTEDKTEELGDVLFVLVNLARYLKVDPEEALSRTNVKFRRRFAYIEKKLSEQGKSFSDSSLEEMDAWWNESKKLEKI